Proteins from one Paenibacillus amylolyticus genomic window:
- a CDS encoding CotH kinase family protein, translating to MSIYKWTKFMGVAVLCTAILTACSSTNQGNVDSDNNTAETEQTNTDNQSNTETAAYADQIDKTEVMSISIDVDEEAWKEMLDNAIEEQYISANITINGTTIENVGIRPKGNSSLRQVASDDTTDRYSFKIKFDEYVKDQTWMGLDKLVVNNMISDSSYMKEYLSYDIMSYIGVDAPLFAFSNISVNGETWGLYLAVEDIDSGYLARAKNDEGELYKPNNDDNMGAGGMGGDIQAPKEGMAPPDGASPPDMNGGTEEEGTNTQAEADGRGNRGPGGMDGSGNGVSLVYTDDETSSYSAIFDNAETKTTEEDHQRVIEALKNLSTGTDLEKYVDVDEVLKYFAAHTVVVNMDSYTSNMGHNYYLYENDGQISMLPWDYNMAFGGFQAGTASDVVNLAIDTPLSGVTLEERPILGKLLEVPEYKAKYHEYLQEIVDGYFADGKFEEKVQSLNDMIAEYVKQDPTAFVTYDKYETAVTELTKLGTLRAESIQGQLDGDIPSTTEKQKENADSLIDASSIDLSKLGENNTRGGMGGGGRRAAEGDPSQEAK from the coding sequence GAAACAGCAGCATATGCTGACCAAATTGACAAAACAGAGGTTATGTCCATTTCGATTGATGTGGACGAAGAGGCATGGAAAGAAATGCTGGATAATGCAATTGAGGAGCAGTACATCTCAGCGAACATTACCATTAACGGAACGACAATTGAGAACGTCGGAATCCGTCCAAAGGGTAACTCCAGCCTTCGGCAGGTTGCTAGTGACGATACAACGGATCGATATAGTTTCAAAATCAAGTTTGATGAATATGTTAAGGATCAGACGTGGATGGGATTGGACAAGCTTGTCGTTAACAACATGATTAGTGACAGTAGCTATATGAAGGAATATTTAAGTTATGACATTATGAGTTACATTGGCGTGGACGCACCTCTATTTGCATTTTCCAATATTAGTGTCAATGGAGAGACTTGGGGCTTATACCTGGCTGTTGAGGATATAGACAGCGGATATCTTGCTCGTGCCAAGAATGATGAGGGTGAGCTGTACAAGCCAAACAATGATGACAACATGGGAGCAGGAGGTATGGGAGGAGATATACAGGCTCCCAAAGAAGGAATGGCACCACCGGATGGAGCAAGCCCACCGGATATGAATGGCGGAACAGAGGAAGAGGGGACCAACACACAAGCTGAAGCTGACGGTAGAGGCAATCGTGGTCCAGGTGGTATGGACGGAAGCGGCAATGGTGTTTCATTGGTGTACACCGATGATGAAACGTCCAGCTACTCTGCCATTTTCGACAATGCCGAGACCAAAACAACCGAGGAAGATCATCAGCGTGTCATTGAAGCACTCAAAAACCTGAGCACAGGCACCGATCTGGAGAAATATGTGGATGTGGACGAAGTACTGAAGTATTTTGCGGCCCACACGGTGGTTGTTAATATGGACAGTTACACGTCCAACATGGGGCATAACTATTATCTGTATGAGAACGACGGTCAGATCAGCATGTTGCCTTGGGATTACAACATGGCCTTCGGTGGGTTCCAAGCGGGTACTGCATCCGATGTCGTGAATCTGGCGATTGATACGCCTCTATCAGGGGTCACTCTGGAGGAACGCCCTATTTTGGGCAAGCTCCTTGAAGTGCCTGAGTATAAGGCCAAGTATCATGAATATTTACAGGAGATCGTAGATGGATACTTCGCAGACGGAAAGTTTGAAGAAAAAGTACAAAGTCTAAACGACATGATCGCGGAATATGTGAAGCAGGATCCTACGGCCTTTGTTACGTATGATAAGTACGAGACAGCTGTTACAGAATTGACCAAACTCGGGACGCTGCGTGCGGAAAGTATACAAGGGCAATTGGACGGAGATATCCCTTCCACGACCGAGAAACAAAAAGAAAACGCTGATTCACTGATTGATGCTTCTTCCATTGATCTGTCCAAACTGGGTGAGAATAATACTCGAGGAGGTATGGGTGGTGGCGGCCGTAGAGCTGCAGAAGGGGATCCGTCTCAGGAAGCAAAATAA